A segment of the Streptomyces sp. Tu 2975 genome:
GACCAGCGCTCCGATGTAGTCGACGGCGAACATGTCGGCGACGGCGCTGCCCGCCTCCTGTCGCCTGATCCGCTGGAGCAGCGTCATCAGCAGCGGGATCTCGGCCCCGATGAGGAGGCCGACGGCGAAGGTGACCACCACCATCGACGGCATGTAGATCCGCAGCCAGGCGAACGACACGTACAGGACGAGCACCGAGAGCCCGCCGACGAGCGCGAGCAGCCCCTCCACCAGGGCGAAGGCGCCGACCGCCCGCCGTTGCAGCGGCTTGGCCGCCAGCGAGCCGATGCCCATGGCGAAGACCATGACGGAGATGACCACGGAGGTCTGCATCACCGAGTTGCCGATGAGGTAACTGCCCAGCGCCGTCAGCGCCAGTTCGTACACCAGGCCGCAGGCCGCGCAGAGGAACACCGCGAACAGCAGCAGGAAGCGCGCCCCCCGCGAGTAGGCGGCGGGCGGCGTTCCCGCGGCGGGAGCGGCAGGGGGGCTGCCCGCCGCGGTCGGTGCCGCGGCCGCTTCGACCGCGACCGTGTCGTGCGAAGTGGTGGTGCCCATCGTCCGGTTCAGGAGACCGCGGCGCCGACCATGAAGGCCGTGCCGATGTACATCGCGGCCTGGACCCAGGCCGCGGGGTGGGGGCGGTCGCCGTTGTCGTCGAGCACGGCGTGACCCAGCCGGCCAGGGGTGAGCAGACCGACGACGACGGCGATGAACGTCATCACGACCACTCCCGACAGGCCGTACAGCAAGGTGCTGAGGAGCCCCAGGCCGAGGCCCTGCTCGGACTCGCTGGCCCGGATGGACTGGTCGATGACGAGACCGATGGCGATCGTCTGGCCGGCGAGGAGGACCGCCGCGCCGCGGTTGCGCTCCGTCCACACCACATGGACGAGCTTGCCGGGGGTGACCAGGTCGAGGGCGATGAAACCGACGGCCATGACGATGAAGCCGACCAGACCGTAGAGCAGGGCGACGCCTGCCGACTCGAAGATCTCTGCCACGGGGATGCCTTTCGGGGACGTCGTCGAGGTGTGCGGGTGGGTGCGGGACCGGAGAAGCTACAGGGCGGGGCGGGCGGTCACTTGCCGGATCCGGGGCCGCCGCCGCGGAATTCGTCGCTGTCCGGGTCCGGCCACACGGACCGGATGTTGGACTTCCAGCGGTAGTAGCCGGTGCGGTAGTCGTCGATCTCGATCCGGCTGCCGCCCTGGTGCGGGACGATCGAGACGATGTCGTCCCGGTAGCGCAGGAAGACCTTGCCGGAGTCGTTGATACGGTCACGGGCCGAGGCGTGACCGTCGATCTCCTTCGCGACCTTGGACGTCGTGTCGCTGGTGTCGACGTAGCCCACGCCGCTGCTGGTGTACTGCTGCCGTATCCAGGTGGACGGCACGTCGTTGCCGTCGTCCGGCTCACTGGAACAGGCGGTGAGCGCGATCGTCGCGAGTATCGTCACGCTGATGAGTCGGGCTGTCTTCATCGGGCCTCCAGCCGGGTGTACGTCGCCACGATCTGGCGGCTCTGCGGGTAGGTGTGCCAAGTGCGCCAGCCCAGCCCGGTGCCGAGCCGCTCGACGGTCAGTGCGGTGACCGCCTCGGGGGAACCGGGGAAGATGCCGTGCAGCGACTCGGCGGCGTCGTCGGACCGCTTGCGGATCCCGTGAACCTCTTCGCTGAACCCGGCGGCGGTGAAGTGCCTGACGCGGGCGGTGAAGCGGTAGTGCCACTCCTCGAACTCGTGCACCGCGGACCCGGGCAGGCCCCCGACGACGCCGGGAAGGCAGGCCACGGTCTCCCGGACCGGCCCCGCGAAGACCTGATGGGACGCGCCGAGGAGCCTGAGCTGGACGTCGAGCCCGCCGACGGTGACGTCGCGCACGGCGAGTGCCTCGCGCGCGGGCCTGCCGAGGGTGAAGGAGAGCTGGTCCGCGTCCGTGTCCAGATACGGGGTCGTCAGTTCTATACCGCTCACGGGTTCCTGCCCATGCGGACGCCGGCGACTGCCGGGACGGGGCTCTGTGTCCGCGCGCCGTTCCGGGTGGGGAGGGCGGCGGCGGCGGGTCCGGCGCCGAGGGCGGCGAGGTCGGGCTTCAACGGTGTTCCCCACGACTTCGGGACGGGCAGTGAGCGCGCTGAGTATGGCACAGCGTCATGGCGCTGCTGACAGGGGGGAACGCCGACTCCTCACGGCTCGGCGTGCTCGTCAGCCCGCTCCGCGAGCCTCCCCATGACCGGGGTAGGGAGCGGTGACGGCCAGGAGCGCGGTGTCGTCGTCCACCGTGTCGAAGGAGTCGAGCAGCTCCCGCACCGCCGCGACGGCGGCCTGCGCGGTGGTCGGGGCGAGGGACCGGGCGAAGTCCAGGAGCGCCTCGTCGCCGTAGCGACCGCCGGCCGTGCTGGTGTGGGCCTCGGTGAGGCCGTCGGTGTAGAGCAGCAGCGTGTCGCCGGGGCCCACTTGGACGGTGGCGGTGGCGATGTCGGCGTCGGGAACGACACCGAGCAGCTGCCCGCCGGGGGTGTGCACGTAGTCGGCGCTGCCGTCGGCGCGCATCAGCACCGCCGGCGGATGCCCCCCGCTGGCGAGGGTGATGTGGAAGCCGCGGTCGGCGGGGGTCAGCAGGCCGTAGAGGACGGTGCAGAAACGAGGGTCCTCGCCGTGGAGTTCGTGGTTCAGCACGGTGTTGAGGTTGCCGAGCACGGCCGCCGGGTCGGGGTGGTAGACGGCGGCGGCCCGCAGCGTGTACCGGGTCAGCGAGGTGACGGCAGCGGCAGCGGCCCCCTTGCCGCACACATCGCCCAGGAACAGCCCCCAGGTGCCTGCGGTCAGGGGGAACAGGTCGTAGAAGTCGCCGCCGACCTCGTCGGCCGAGGCGATGTGGTAGTGCGCGGCGACGTCCAGGCCGGGGACATTCTCCAGCGCGGGGGGCAGCAGCGTGCGCTGCAGTGTGGCGGCGAGGCGCTGGAGTCGCTCTCGTTCCCGGTCGGCCTCCCGCCGGGCGCGGAGCAGCTCCGTCTCGTACGCGCGGCGGTCACGGGCGTCGAAGACGGTGGTGCGGATCAGCAGGGGCCGGCCGTCGCTGTCCCTCTTGAGGACGGAGGTCACCAGGACCGGCAGCCGGCCGCCGTCGGCGGTCTTCAGCTCCAGCGCGATGCCGCTGACCTCCCCCTGCAGTCGCAGGAGCGGCGCGAAGTGGGTCTCGTGGTAGAGCTTCCCGCCGACGGTGAGCAGGTCGGCGAACCGCTTGCGGCCCACCAGGTCCTCGCGCCGGTGTCCCAGCCAGTCCAGCAGTGTGCGGTTGATCTTGGCGATCTGCCCGTCCAACAGCGTGGAGAGGTAGCCGCACGGTGCGTTCTCGTACAGGTCCTCGGCGCTGTCCTCCAGCAGCGCGGAGACCTGGCCGGCGCCTTCTCCGCCGCCGGAGACCGGACCGGGGTCCTGCGGGCGGCCGGGTGTGCGGTCGGGGAGGTCCCCGGACGTCACCGGCCCGCTCCGGCGGCGAAGGACGCGATCGCCGCGGCCGTCGCCTCCGGCGCGCTGAGCTGCGGGCAGTGGCCGGTCGCGGTGAGCGTGACCAGTTCGCTCCCGTCGATCTGCGCGTGTACGAACTCCCCCACCTCGCGTGGGGCGATCGCGTCCTGGGCGCACTGCGCGATCAGCGTCGGAACACGCACCTCGGCGAGGTCGTCCCGGTTGTCGGACAGGAAGGTCGCGCGGGCGAAGACGCGGGCGATCTTCGGGTCGGTGCGGCAGAAGCTGTTGGTCAGCTCCTCACCCAGTTCAGGGCGCTCAGGATTGCCCATGATGACCGGTGCCATCGCCGCCGACCAGCCCAGATAGTTCGACTCCAGCGACTCCAGCAGCTCGTCGATGTCCTCGGCGCTGAAACCGCCCCGGTAGCCGGTCGCGGGATCGTCGATGTAGCACGGCGAAGGGGTGAGCAGGACGAGTCCCGCGAAGCGCTCCGGTTCCCGCGAGGCCGCCAGCACACCGACCGACGCGCTCACCGAATGCCCGACGAACACCGGTCGCACGTCCAGCGCGTGGCAGATCTCCAGCACGTCGTCGGCGTAGCCGTCCAGCGAGGTGTACCGCTCCTCGTTCCACGCCGACAGGTCCGACCGGCCCGCTCCCACATGGTCGAAGAGCACGACCCGGAAGTCACGTTCCAGCGCCGGCACCACCAGGCGCCACATGTTCTGGTCGCACCCGAACCCGTGCGCCAGCATCACCACCGGACCGTCGGCCCTCCCACTCACCGTGACGCGGTTCCTGTTGCGTACATCCATACGGACATCTTCGCATCATCATGACAAACCTTGTCATTCCATGGTGTGAAGGTCATGAAGGCGGCCGCTCGGGGACCGCCGCGCCCCCGGGGACGCGGCCCGCCGGCAGGAAGAGCACCGAATTGATGTACCGGCCCTCCCGCGGCACAAGGGCCCGGAGCAGCAGTCCCCGGTGCACGAGGTGCTCCGTCCTCGACTGGTGGCCGGCCAGGTCGAAGTCGGCCAGCGGCATCCACGAGCGGGCAGCCAGCACCCAGCCCCGGTAGCCCTGGCCGGTCAGCAGGGCGATCACCGGGGTGATGGGCCGGATACGGGTCTCCAGCTCGACGAGGAGGGCGGGGCGATCACGCTGCAGCAGGCCCGCGGCTCCGAGCAGCGCCGGAAGCTCCTCGCCGTCCACGTCCACCTTCACGAACCGCACGTCGTGCAGGCCCAGGCTGTCGACCGTGACCGCCCGCACGGCCACGCTGTGGGAGTGGATGTCCCGGCGGGCGAGCGAGGAGACCCCCCGGTCCCCGCGGTCGCCCGCCGGCAGCCACAGCCGGGCGGCGCTCTCGCGGTCGCTCGCGGCAGCCTGTACGACCCGGACGTTGCCGGGCAGCGTCGACCGGAGATGCCGGGCCAGATGCGGCACGGGTTCGATGGTCACGACCCGCTCGCAGCGGGCGGCCAGCCGGCGGGACCAGGGGCCGTACCAGCCGCCGATGTCGATCGCCGTGCCTCCTCGCGGACAGAAGTCGGCCAGCCGTCCCAGTTCCGGCTCGAAGCGCGGGTAGAGGGCGCAGGCCGCGGAGCCGACCCAGCGGGTGGGCAGGCGGGAGGCGACCGCTGCCGCGACGGTGGTCACTCGGCGGCCGCCCGCAGGTACCGGGCGTGGTCGTCCTCCGTGACCCTGCTCCCCGAGGACGGAAGCAGCTGGGGGATGCCGTCCACGATGGGGTAACTCAGCTGCAGCCTCGGGTTGTAGAGGATGTTCTGTCCGCCGAGCAGCGTGAGGGGGCCCTTGTCGAGCGGGCAGGCGAGGATGCGCAGCAGCGGGTCGTCGGCGTCCATGGCAACGTCCTTACGGTTCCGGTGGTTCGGTCGGTTCAGGTGAGGGTCGGTTCAGGTGAGCGGGGGAGGCCCCTGGGTGCGCGGGGCCCGATCATGGCGGGGCAGGGCGAGGAGCACGGACAGCGCGAGCGCCGTGCCGGCCACCCGCAGTGTCAGCAGAAGCGGATCCTCCGGCAGCCGCTCGCCGAACGTGATCGTCCCGAGCACCGCCGTGAACAGACAGGTCACCGTGGTGCAGACGGGCACGATGAGGGAGGCGCGGCAACGCTGCAGCGCCGCCTGCGACATGACGAGACCGGCCGCCGCCGTGAACATCAGCAGGTACGGGTAGGGCGAGGTGAACAGCGAGTGGGCCGCGTCGCCGATGTCGGCCGTGGTCAGCCGGCTCGACGCGCCCTTGATCGCCAGCGAGCTGACCCCGTACAGCAGGCCCACGGCCACGCCGTAGCCGATGCCGTTGGTCGGCAGCCGGTGCCGCTTGCGGGAGCGCTGCTCGACCCGGCCGTACAGCCACACACCCGCGGCGAGGGTCGGCACGCTCACCAGCAGGACCAGCGCCCACGGAGCTCCGCCGCTCACCGGGTCCTCGCCCTCCCGGACGGAGGCGACGACCATCAGCAGCGCCACGAGCACCGCGCCGAGGGCGTAGCGCTCGCGGCCCGACGGCTGTTCGCCGAGCACCGCGGACGAGAGGAGCAGGAGCAGGACGAGGCCCGACACGAAGATTCCCTGGGCGGCCGCGATCGGCAGCGCCCGGTAGACGATCAGCTGGGCCGCGAACCCGGCGGCCAGTGCCAGCGATCCGGCGATCCACGCCGGACTGGTCAGCAGCACCAGGACGACATGCACGGGCCTGCCCGCGGAGAGCGCGGGCAGCCGGCCGAGGGCCTTCTTCTCCAGGACGAATCCCACGCTGTACAGCAGGTTGGCCACCAGCGCCGCGCCCACGCCCCACCACACGGCCGCTACCCCCGCCGGGCGTGCGCGAGGAGGATGGACGCGGCGCCGGGCACCGCGCATGCCGCCCGGTCCAGCAGCCGCAGCCCGCGCGGCACCCCGTGGAACGGCGCGCCGGTGATCCGCACGTCGCGGAATCCGGCGGCCGTGAGGTACGAACGCAGGGCACGGGCCGTGTACAGCCGCAGGTGACCCACCACCTGCGAGCCGGGCCGGCCGTGGATCCCGCGCAGGCTCACCTCGGAGAACACCGGCTGCACCCCGGCCAGCAGCAGGGCGCGGTTGTACCAGGCCGCGAGGTTCGGCGTGGAGAGCATCAGATGGCCTGCCGGCCGCAGGATCCGCCGCAGTTCGTCCAGGGCGTGGTCCGGGTCGACGAGATGCTCGATGACCTCGCTGAACAGCACCGCGTCCGCGCACCCGTCGGCGAACGGCAGCCCGTGGTCGAGCTCGGCGCGCACGACGTTCCCGATGTGCGGCCGGGCGCGGCGCAGCGCGTCGTGCGACCAGTCGACGCCGACGAGCCGATGGCCGCCGAGGTACGGCGCCGCGGCCCGCGCCGCGCTGCCGTCGCCGCATCCGACGTCGACGACGAGCTGCCCCGGCGCCGTGCCGAGGCCCTCGGCCAGCAGCCGTGCCTGGCGTCTGCTGCGGGCGTCGCCGGAGGCGACGGGGACATCGGGATCCTCGTAGAAGTCCCGCAGGGCCGGGGAGCCGGTGCTGGTCACAGGGCCTCCGTCGCCTTCAGATGGTGGGTGAACAGGTCGCGCAGCCGTACACCGTCCTCGTCACCGAGCAGCGAACGCGACCACCGCAGCACCAGATGGAGCCGGCCTCCCGTGGCTGCGGTGGTGACGGTGAGCCCGCGCGGCATCCTGGCCGGCGCGGAGAACCAGACGGCGAGGGCCCGCCCGGCGTCGCCGAAGTCCAGTGGGTACGGGATGCGGCCGATGTTGCTCAGCAGCGTCGTCGACGTCCACGGCGAGGCCAGCAGCCGCAGACCACGGGTGAGCCCCGCCCGCGCCGCGACCGGCAGGACGGGGAGCGTCAACAGGGCGGCGCCGTGACCCAGTTGAGGGCGGGGTGCGGCCTTGAGAGCGCGGGTCCGCTCCGCGGTGCGGCGCAGCAGTAGCGCGAGGTCGAAGCCGTCGGTCTCGGCGGCGGTGAAGCCGACCTCGACCAGCCGGGTTCCGTTGCCGATGGGCATCTCGGGGCCCCGGCTGCGGTCGTCCACGGGCATGGTGATGCGCAGCGGACGCTGTGGGGCGCCATGGGCCCGGTTCCAGTCGGCGACGGTCAGGGCGGTGGCCACCATCAGCTGGTCGTTGACGGTGTAGGGAGCCCCCGCCTCCCGTCGGGGCACGGGCAGTTCGGTGACGAGCATCGCGTTGCCCGGCACCGGCCCCGGGGCACCCGCCGCGACCCGCGCGGGTCTGCCCGGCAGGGCAGCGCCACCCGCCCGGTCCGGCCGCCCGGGGGGCGCGGGCCGGGCAGGTGGGGGTACGGCGGGGCCGGCGTACCGCTGTAGATCTCCGCGGCCGTCGCCGCCAGCCGCAGGCACGCGGGGCCGTCGAGGGCCGTGTGGTTGAGCGTGAACATCAGCACACAGCCGGGTCTGCCGGGTTCCTCGACGACCTCGAGGCGCAGGGGCGGCGAGGACGTCAACGGCGGTGCCTCGGCGAGGGCGCGTTCCCGTGCCCGGGCGAGGGCGCCGGCCGCGCGCGGCGGGAAGGTCACCACCTCCGTGTCGGGCCCGCGCGTCAGCTCCCACTCGTAGCGGCGTGCGAACGGGCCGCGCGCCCGCTCGCGCATCAGCGCGCGCGGATACCGGCACAGCGCCTGCCCGAACGCGGCGCGCAGCCGGTCGGGTTCGACCGCGCCGGGGAGATGGATCTCGATGTGCACCGTGTTGGGCTCCGCGTCGTGCGCGCAGTGCCGTGCGACCTCGTCGACGACGGGGAAGGGCACCCGCGGTAGGTCCGGGGCCGCCGCGCGCAGGGGCGTGGAGCGTTCGACCGTCGCCATCAGAGACTCCCTCCGGGGTGCTGGTGCGGCGGTTCGCCGCCGCCGGTGGTCGGCGGCGCGGGCACACCGGGCGGCCTGGGCGGACCGGGTTCCGGTGTGCCGGCACCGGGTGGACGGACGTCAGGGCCCGGCGCGGCGGGCCCTCCGCCGGACCGGTGGGCGCCGGTGGGGCCGCCGCGTTCCCGACCCACGCTCACCAGGGCGGCGAACAGGGCGGTGAGAGCAAGGAGTTGGGCCGGCGGCCCGTACGCGCCCCGGTCCGGCGAGAGCCCGTCACCGGCACCCAGCGCGGCC
Coding sequences within it:
- a CDS encoding DUF350 domain-containing protein, producing MAEIFESAGVALLYGLVGFIVMAVGFIALDLVTPGKLVHVVWTERNRGAAVLLAGQTIAIGLVIDQSIRASESEQGLGLGLLSTLLYGLSGVVVMTFIAVVVGLLTPGRLGHAVLDDNGDRPHPAAWVQAAMYIGTAFMVGAAVS
- a CDS encoding DUF4247 domain-containing protein, which translates into the protein MKTARLISVTILATIALTACSSEPDDGNDVPSTWIRQQYTSSGVGYVDTSDTTSKVAKEIDGHASARDRINDSGKVFLRYRDDIVSIVPHQGGSRIEIDDYRTGYYRWKSNIRSVWPDPDSDEFRGGGPGSGK
- a CDS encoding DUF2617 family protein, which translates into the protein MSGIELTTPYLDTDADQLSFTLGRPAREALAVRDVTVGGLDVQLRLLGASHQVFAGPVRETVACLPGVVGGLPGSAVHEFEEWHYRFTARVRHFTAAGFSEEVHGIRKRSDDAAESLHGIFPGSPEAVTALTVERLGTGLGWRTWHTYPQSRQIVATYTRLEAR
- a CDS encoding SpoIIE family protein phosphatase — encoded protein: MTSGDLPDRTPGRPQDPGPVSGGGEGAGQVSALLEDSAEDLYENAPCGYLSTLLDGQIAKINRTLLDWLGHRREDLVGRKRFADLLTVGGKLYHETHFAPLLRLQGEVSGIALELKTADGGRLPVLVTSVLKRDSDGRPLLIRTTVFDARDRRAYETELLRARREADRERERLQRLAATLQRTLLPPALENVPGLDVAAHYHIASADEVGGDFYDLFPLTAGTWGLFLGDVCGKGAAAAAVTSLTRYTLRAAAVYHPDPAAVLGNLNTVLNHELHGEDPRFCTVLYGLLTPADRGFHITLASGGHPPAVLMRADGSADYVHTPGGQLLGVVPDADIATATVQVGPGDTLLLYTDGLTEAHTSTAGGRYGDEALLDFARSLAPTTAQAAVAAVRELLDSFDTVDDDTALLAVTAPYPGHGEARGAG
- a CDS encoding alpha/beta hydrolase, encoding MDVRNRNRVTVSGRADGPVVMLAHGFGCDQNMWRLVVPALERDFRVVLFDHVGAGRSDLSAWNEERYTSLDGYADDVLEICHALDVRPVFVGHSVSASVGVLAASREPERFAGLVLLTPSPCYIDDPATGYRGGFSAEDIDELLESLESNYLGWSAAMAPVIMGNPERPELGEELTNSFCRTDPKIARVFARATFLSDNRDDLAEVRVPTLIAQCAQDAIAPREVGEFVHAQIDGSELVTLTATGHCPQLSAPEATAAAIASFAAGAGR
- a CDS encoding FkbM family methyltransferase encodes the protein MTTVAAAVASRLPTRWVGSAACALYPRFEPELGRLADFCPRGGTAIDIGGWYGPWSRRLAARCERVVTIEPVPHLARHLRSTLPGNVRVVQAAASDRESAARLWLPAGDRGDRGVSSLARRDIHSHSVAVRAVTVDSLGLHDVRFVKVDVDGEELPALLGAAGLLQRDRPALLVELETRIRPITPVIALLTGQGYRGWVLAARSWMPLADFDLAGHQSRTEHLVHRGLLLRALVPREGRYINSVLFLPAGRVPGGAAVPERPPS
- a CDS encoding Trm112 family protein, with protein sequence MDADDPLLRILACPLDKGPLTLLGGQNILYNPRLQLSYPIVDGIPQLLPSSGSRVTEDDHARYLRAAAE
- a CDS encoding class I SAM-dependent methyltransferase; the protein is MTSTGSPALRDFYEDPDVPVASGDARSRRQARLLAEGLGTAPGQLVVDVGCGDGSAARAAAPYLGGHRLVGVDWSHDALRRARPHIGNVVRAELDHGLPFADGCADAVLFSEVIEHLVDPDHALDELRRILRPAGHLMLSTPNLAAWYNRALLLAGVQPVFSEVSLRGIHGRPGSQVVGHLRLYTARALRSYLTAAGFRDVRITGAPFHGVPRGLRLLDRAACAVPGAASILLAHARRG